The sequence GTCGTCGAACGCGTCGACCCAGACGACCGGCGACATCGTCGCCGCGGTGAACCCGGCGGTGGTCACCATCGTCAGCGAACAGCGCAGCGACTTCGGCCCGTCGCGGTCCACCGGGACCGGGACCGGGATGATCATCGACACGGAGGGCCACATCGTGACGAACCACCACGTGGTGGACGGGGCCGACTCGCTGGAGGTGATCTTCAGCGACGGTGAGCGGGCGTCCGCAACGCTCATCGGGAGCGACCCCTATCAGGATGTCGCGGTCATCAAGGTCGACGCGCAGGTCCCGGCAACCATCACCTTCGGCGACTCCGACAAGGTGAAGCCGGGCGACTCGGTCATCGCCATCGGCAGCGCTCTCGGCGAGTTCCGCAACACGGTGACCGACGGCATCGTCAGCGCCACCGGCCGCAGCCTCGACACCGGCCAGGGCTACCGCCTCGAGAACCTGATCCAGCACGACGCGCCGATCAACCCCGGCAACTCCGGCGGGCCGCTGATCAACATGTCGGGTGAGGTAATCGGGATGAACACCGCGGTCGTGCGCGGCGGCTTCGGCCAGCCCGGAGCCGAGGGGCTGGGCTTCGCCATCGAGAGCAACACCGTCAAGCGCTTCGCCGAGCAGATCATCGCCGAGGGGCGGGTCGAGCGGCCGTACCTCGGGATCAGCTTCCGGCCAGTCACCCGCGCCGGGCGCTCGATCGGCGATTCGGAGCAGCCGGTGCTGGTGATGGAGGTCGCGTCCGGCAGCCCGGCGGATGAGGCCGGCCTGCGGCCCGGAGACGTGATCACCGCGATCGACGGCACCACCCTCGACGACGAGCATCCGTTCCTCAACGTGCTCTACTCCTACGAGCCGGGTGACACGGTCACCCTCACCGTCCAGAGCGGCCGCGGGTCCGGTCAGAGTCGCGACGTCGACGTGACCCTCGGCAGCCAGTCGGATCGGAACTGATCCTCCTCACCCCATCCCCCTCTCCCACAAGGGGAGAGGGGGCCCGTCTTTCTCAAGAGCGCGGGCCAGGCTCTTGCTGATGGCTGTCACAAATCCGACCACGGCGGTGTTTATTGAATAGAGCGGGGACGCGCCGCCCGGGTAGCGCGGCTCCGGCGCCGTGAGGAACGCAGACGTGACTGTATCGCACGCCTCAGCGGCTTCGGACGGGGCGCTGGTTCAGGCACTCCACGACGGCGATGAGGAGGCCTTCGCCGAGGTCTTCCGTCGCTACTATCCGACCGTGTACGGCGTGCTGCTGCGTATCACCGGCGTGCCCGACGAGGCCGAGGACCTGACGCAGGAGGTCTTCCTCCGGCTCTACCAGCGGCCGGTGCCACTCGGCACCGATGTCAACCTGGCCGGGTGGCTCTACCGCGTGGCCAGCAACCTCGGCTTCAACGCGGTGCGCTCACGACGGCGGCTGCGGGACCGGGTGCTTCGCTGGGCGCGGTTGGAGCGGCCACTGGTAACGGGAGCGCCCAACCCGGCGGCGGAGGCCGAGCGGAGCGACGCGGCGGCTCGGGTGCGGCAGGCGCTTGCAGAACTGCCGGAGCGCGACCGCACGGTGCTCATCCTCCGCCACTCGGGGGTGTCCTACGCCGAGATTGCAGCGGCGGTGGGCATCCGCACCAGTTCAGTCGGCACGGTGCTGGCGCGTGCCGAGCGCGCCCTGCGCGCACGCTATCTGGCACGAAACCCGGGCGCCGGTGAGGAGTAGGTCGGTGAACACGAGAGATCAATGCCTCAGCGACGGCGATCTGCGCGCGCTCCTCGACGCGCCGGAGGTGGAGCGCCACGCGGGCGCCCATGCATCTCACCTGGCGAGCTGCCCGGCCTGCCGGGAGCGCCTGGCACGGCTCCAGGCCGACGCCGAGGCGGCCGGAGCGCTGCTCGCCCGGCTCGGCTCGGTCGAGTCCATCCCGAACCCGGCTCTCGCCTACCAGCGGCTGGCGGTCGCGCGCAACCGCCGACCGCGTGCTTCGACGGAAGGAGTCCCCTTCATGCATCG is a genomic window of Sphaerobacter thermophilus DSM 20745 containing:
- a CDS encoding RNA polymerase sigma factor translates to MTVSHASAASDGALVQALHDGDEEAFAEVFRRYYPTVYGVLLRITGVPDEAEDLTQEVFLRLYQRPVPLGTDVNLAGWLYRVASNLGFNAVRSRRRLRDRVLRWARLERPLVTGAPNPAAEAERSDAAARVRQALAELPERDRTVLILRHSGVSYAEIAAAVGIRTSSVGTVLARAERALRARYLARNPGAGEE
- a CDS encoding S1C family serine protease yields the protein MQRQISILPAIALMAIALLIGLIGGGLLGGLAGYHYGSQSNSEATVAEATASSPPSSPDTGSTSSNASTQTTGDIVAAVNPAVVTIVSEQRSDFGPSRSTGTGTGMIIDTEGHIVTNHHVVDGADSLEVIFSDGERASATLIGSDPYQDVAVIKVDAQVPATITFGDSDKVKPGDSVIAIGSALGEFRNTVTDGIVSATGRSLDTGQGYRLENLIQHDAPINPGNSGGPLINMSGEVIGMNTAVVRGGFGQPGAEGLGFAIESNTVKRFAEQIIAEGRVERPYLGISFRPVTRAGRSIGDSEQPVLVMEVASGSPADEAGLRPGDVITAIDGTTLDDEHPFLNVLYSYEPGDTVTLTVQSGRGSGQSRDVDVTLGSQSDRN